One window of the Populus trichocarpa isolate Nisqually-1 chromosome 9, P.trichocarpa_v4.1, whole genome shotgun sequence genome contains the following:
- the LOC7489313 gene encoding NDR1/HIN1-like protein 1, which produces MSKEVEDCGHHDAENKHHRHIFIGILAVIITILVVIFLVWIVLQPHNPRFILQDTTIYGLNLSDPNFLSSNMQVTISTKNPNDKIGIYYEKLDIYASYHNQQITLATELPPTYQGHNDVSVWSPFLYGDAVPVSPYLAVSINQDVNAGVLLFNIKINGKLKWKVGSWLSGRYRIFVNCPAYITLGSRSNGINVGTGIKYQIVQHCHVDV; this is translated from the coding sequence ATGTCCAAGGAAGTGGAAGACTGTGGCCACCACGACGCCGAGAACAAGCACCACCGCCACATATTCATAGGCATTCTTGCCGTCATCATCACCATTCTGGTGGTAATCTTCCTTGTATGGATAGTTTTACAGCCCCACAATCCTAGGTTCATCCTTCAAGACACTACCATCTATGGCTTGAATCTTTCAGACCCGAATTTCCTTTCTTCTAACATGCAAGTTACCATATCCACCAAAAACCCCAACGACAAGATTGGTATATACTATGAAAAGCTTGACATCTATGCTTCTTACCATAACCAACAGATAACCTTGGCAACTGAACTGCCTCCGACCTACCAAGGCCACAATGACGTCTCAGTATGGTCTCCATTTCTGTATGGTGATGCCGTGCCTGTGTCTCCATATCTTGCTGTTTCAATTAACCAAGACGTGAATGCTGGGGTTCTGCTCTTTAATATCAAGATCAACGGGAAGCTAAAATGGAAGGTTGGCTCTTGGTTGTCTGGCAGGTACAGAATATTTGTGAATTGTCCAGCTTATATAACTCTCGGCAGCCGGAGTAATGGAATCAATGTCGGAACAGGGATCAAGTATCAGATTGTACAGCATTGTCATGTGGATGTTTAA